In a genomic window of Thunnus thynnus chromosome 16, fThuThy2.1, whole genome shotgun sequence:
- the c16h5orf63 gene encoding glutaredoxin-like protein C5orf63 homolog encodes MFLFSRRAALQLHRRYHGNTLPTLTLFTKDPCPLCDEAKEALQPLRHRFVFQQVDISRPENRSWFDRYRWDIPVFHLNGQFVMKHRVDVALLDKLLQDAETQKT; translated from the exons ATGTTTCTCTTCAGTCGTCGTGCAGCTCTGCAGCTTCACAGGCGTTACCACGGCAACACGTTACCCACGCTCACTCTGTTCACCAAG GATCCGTGTCCTCTGTGTGATGAAGCTAAAGAAGCTCTGCAGCCGCTCAGACATCGA tttgtctTCCAGCAGGTGGACATCAGCCGTCCGGAGAACAGAAGCTGGTTCGACAGGTACAGATGGGACATACCTGTTTTCCACCTGAACGGACAGTTTGTGATGAAACACCGAGTGGACGTCGCCCTGCTGGACAAACTGCTGCAGGACGCCGAGACACAGAAGACATGA